A region from the Mya arenaria isolate MELC-2E11 chromosome 2, ASM2691426v1 genome encodes:
- the LOC128202663 gene encoding toll-like receptor 2, protein MDTFGHPLKLAVTLCCLSTVFILVRSTCTTDKRGFTQTYASLTEVHYLMFRDCVAASHINLSFNAIQEINNESFSILWNVENLDLSHNQIPEIPPSIFYSMRSLTYLNVSHNNLTTLPLDFFGNKPNLKKVDLSSNFITHISLHVFTKYNLPSIKEVDLSFNLLTSFEPWAFANTLTPIRVLNLTHNIISTFTNNDNWNYTSRSVYDLASTDLRWNQLVTWHDRYLMQYKTGPGTIEAALVELLTDFRENPIHCDCNFYNVNVVVGQSFYKYSDNPYLKLKCHSPPELAGKHIFIDVLERDLVCNITDNCPSGCLCQEQPAENRFYVDCRNLHLREMPNTLPETTYDKYVLRLDHNEITEFKNVSYLSKVVEITMANNSLAALPEYAMATIAKDDDADVDFRNNQIRTIPVSTQNIKFENALFDGNNLECSCDMLWMVDWINLAPNHADKSLSCTFEGKVHTISELDRGTLKCDDHSIIIIIVILSVALVIVIGLLITAKRCPYETKVLLYKMLRIHPSDKYLVDKITDMQYDMYVSFDSNDIHVRQWVKKILFKKLENEKPLYRLCTPIRDGQAGSEAESRIDLIDKSRRLLIILSRNYEHHRWNDYDLCHAERLEQNEGRVMFIVYDEESMKKSTEEPLCSKLKERKVFNVNDKMLWSKLRYELPVKPCKKTPTKTARERHQDKFDQDMYQV, encoded by the exons ATGGATACTTTTGGACATCCTTTAAAACTCGCAGTTACTTTATGTTGTCTTAGTACCGTATTTATACTAGTGAGAAGCACGTGTACCACGGATAAAAGAGGCTTCACACAGACCTATGCAAGCCTTACTGAGGTACACTACTTGATGTTTCGAGACTGCGTCGCGGCGTCCCATATAAACTTGAGCTTCAACGCCATTCAGGAAATCAACAACGAATCCTTCTCTATACTGTGGAATGTTGAGAACTTGGATCTCAGTCATAATCAAATTCCGGAAATCCCTCCGTCAATTTTCTATTCAATGAGAAGCTTGACATATTTGAACGTTTCTCATAATAACTTGACTACGTTACCGCTGGACTTTTTCGGAAATAAACCAAATCTGAAAAAAGTGGATCTGTCTTCGAACTTTATAACACATATCTCACTTCACGTGTTCACAAAATATAACCTTCCCTCGATCAAGGAAGTTGACCTCAGTTTCAACTTGCTAACGTCATTCGAGCCCTGGGCGTTCGCGAATACCTTGACGCCTATCCGCGTGTTGAACCTGACCCACAACATCATCTCCACGTTCACCAACAACGACAACTGGAACTACACCTCTAGAAGTGTTTACGACTTG gcCAGTACGGATCTTCGCTGGAACCAGCTGGTCACTTGGCATGACAGGTACCTAATGCAGTACAAAACCGGGCCGGGAACCATAGAGGCGGCGCTGGTAGAGCTCCTCACAGACTTTCGCGAAAACCCCATACACTGTGACTGCAATTTCTACAACGTGAACGTCGTTGTCGGCCAGTCATTTTACAAATACAGCGATAATCCGTACCTGAAGTTGAAGTGTCATTCCCCGCCTGAACTTGCtggtaaacatatatttattgacGTATTAGAGAGGGATTTGGTCTGCAATATAACCGACAATTGTCCATCTGGTTGTTTGTGCCAGGAACAACCCGCTGAAAATAGGTTTTACGTTGACTGTCGCAATTTGCATTTGAGGGAAATGCCTAACACTCTACCGGAGACAACTTatgacaaatatgttttacgTTTAGATCACAATGAAATTACAGAGTTTAAGAATGTAAGCTACCTGAGTAAAGTCGTTGAAATAACAATGGCTAATAATTCTTTGGCCGCGCTACCCGAGTATGCCATGGCAACAATTGCAAAGGATGACGACGCTGATGTTGACTTCAGGAATAATCAGATTCGAACAATTCCAGTTAGTACACAGAACATCAAGTTCGAGAACGCCTTGTTTGATGGAAACAATCTTGAATGTTCTTGCGACATGCTGTGGATGGTCGATTGGATCAACCTGGCGCCCAACCACGCTGATAAAAGCTTAAGCTGCACGTTCGAGGGTAAGGTACACACGATTTCGGAGTTGGACAGAGGGACGCTAAAATGTGATGACCATAGCATCATAATCATCATAGTCATTCTCTCTGTAGCGTTAGTCATTGTGATCGGATTGTTAATCACCGCCAAACGGTGTCCGTACGAGACAAAAGTTCTCCTGTACAAGATGTTACGAATCCACCCATCTGACAAGTATTTGGTTGACAAAATCACCGACATGCAGTACGATATGTACGTGTCCTTCGATAGCAACGACATTCACGTCAGGCAATGGGTgaagaaaatattattcaagAAGTTAGAAAATGAGAAGCCGTTATACCGTCTCTGCACTCCGATCAGAGACGGACAAGCGGGTTCTGAGGCGGAAAGTCGGATAGATCTAATAGACAAAAGTAGAAGACTTTTGATTATCTTAAGTAGAAACTACGAACATCATCGCTGGAATGATTACGACTTGTGTCACGCAGAGAGGCTGGAGCAGAACGAAGGAAGGGTGATGTTTATTGTGTATGATGAGGAATCTATGAAAAAATCTACGGAAGAACCATTATGTTCCAAACTTAAGGAGAGAAAAGTGTTCAATGTCAACGATAAGATGCTGTGGTCAAAGTTACGATATGAACTCCCTGTGAAACCATGCAAAAAGACTCCAACAAAAACTGCACGGGAGCGACACCAAGATAAGTTTGACCAAGATATGTACCAGGTTTAG
- the LOC128246566 gene encoding uncharacterized protein LOC128246566 isoform X2, with protein sequence MAEGQMMTQKWQIAFKLLDFNKDGVLSVADKDACKEAFKAIFKPDEAQAGNMMQELDAFWKKSLFLDGPEDWSRSLNLDDFISSRRALFSSDRAAIHGIVKQATTHLVIASDVTRKGKFNYDEFKNLHMAAGQTDKKFIKTMYDTIESDADGNVPAEKIEEFYTELTMGSDQEKHDRYLSAFAAAGFV encoded by the coding sequence ATGGCTGAGGGTCAGATGATGACGCAGAAATGGCAGATTGCTTTCAAACTGCTCGACTTCAACAAAGATGGCGTCCTGTCCGTTGCCGACAAGGATGCGTGCAAGGAGGCGTTTAAAGCCATATTTAAGCCGGATGAGGCCCAGGCCGGAAACATGATGCAGGAACTGGATGCTTTCTGGAAGAAGTCGCTATTCCTTGACGGACCGGAAGACTGGTCTCGGAGTCTGAACCTGGACGATTTCATTTCAAGCAGACGCGCTTTATTCTCGTCAGACAGGGCCGCCATACACGGGATCGTAAAACAGGCCACCACACATCTTGTGATCGCATCGGACGTCACCCGAAAAGGGAAATTCAATTATGATGAATTTAAAAATCTACACATGGCGGCTGGTCAAACGGACAAGAAGTTCATTAAGACAATGTATGACACGATCGAATCCGACGCCGACGGGAATGTTCCTGCGGAAAAGATAGAGGAGTTCTACACTGAACTGACGATGGGCTCAGATCAAGAGAAACATGACCGCTATCTCTCCGCCTTCGCCGCTGCTGGCTTCGTGTAG
- the LOC128246566 gene encoding uncharacterized protein LOC128246566 isoform X1 yields MAEGQMMTQKWQIAFKLLDFNKDGVLSVADKDACKEAFKAIFKPDEAQTGNMMQELDAFWGKSLFLDGPEDWSRSLTLDDFIASRRSLFSSDRGIIHEIVKGATTHLVKAAKVTGKRTFSFDEFNNLHMAAGQTDENFIKTIYDTIGADADGNIPAEKIEEFYTELTMGSDQEKHDRYLSAFAAAGFV; encoded by the coding sequence ATGGCTGAGGGTCAGATGATGACGCAGAAATGGCAGATTGCTTTCAAACTGCTCGACTTCAACAAAGATGGCGTCCTGTCCGTTGCCGACAAGGATGCGTGCAAGGAGGCTTTTAAAGCCATCTTTAAGCCGGATGAGGCCCAAACAGGAAACATGATGCAAGAACTGGATGCTTTCTGGGGGAAATCGCTATTCCTTGACGGGCCGGAAGACTGGTCTCGGAGTCTTACACTGGACGATTTCATTGCCAGCAGACGCTCTCTCTTCTCCTCAGACAGGGGCATCATACACGAGATAGTTAAAGGGGCCACCACACATCTTGTGAAAGCAGCGAAGGTGACTGGAAAACGGACATTTAGTTTTGATGAATTTAATAATCTACACATGGCGGCGGGTCAAACGGACGAGAATTTTATCAAGACGATATATGACACGATCGGAGCCGACGCCGACGGGAATATTCCTGCGGAAAAGATAGAGGAATTCTACACTGAACTAACGATGGGCTCAGACCAAGAGAAACATGACCGCTATCTTTCCGCCTTCGCCGCTGCTGGCTTCGTGTAG
- the LOC128218505 gene encoding serine-rich adhesin for platelets-like isoform X1, protein MSRYDIEKFDPPPDPDLVCCICQCVLDRAVECPCRHVFCQVCIERWLTNRHTCPTCRTRTKKQDLKPVLPLVQNMLNRMLMICDNRMNGCVEKIMLEHFDRHVSNCGFEMRTCRFTKCGRQLQRREIEAHETSSCDHREMLCTGECGLMVALSDQPSHNCVRALKENIDEKNHMIEILKAKLQELNNLSQSLKDQLEQLRQQLNERPPNLPSLFDSSSDSSDDDVVDMSDIFSDSISEHSFPDTLSNHSAGNVSDDNERSGNDSAPQGHITGASNTAGNDDGADVVEQVERTVVNSLFELSSRLERVRNQMRAVLNSGLVQEQSHLNDEVRLPSVTLDSIVNQNRSASNLNNHRNSTNATATATATMQSSSSDDSDDNFEYQNHNAETEPIPSVSISSYHPSDSESDSHQQNTPSHAGESSDQGHDVSLGEDDASSLTGSNSGSPSHRDYNDQPLNQSMSSHVILTSPPGSPTLSWTSDNSSSIPTISSPISNPHSPDNLSSAVSSPVSSIASMQSRARSLSPITSDRHSSVSSYQLPDSPVNSVGADFSCDESNGIPSDNNNTFDYGSSDNDGSEAKSVNYNSEDHSSVHFTIGTTDSAAENDVQDRIHTPSVSGHDEHVDEHSDVASSLDEKNTVRAGETDVSETELNYSYDDTDDDHEDNVSSTPGDREDQTGDHIDLNSSFNSYEGWSNSEPSSLGHKTYTNIVDKDNHSGRYTFDKNTRKERSSASTLHNELHPSYDNQYTRCNAVSAMPSTQCTSPLKSHTSTSSTALGTGSGNPRNTGMSNSMDQAHVNQCEPDSTQGPTQSETRRSSDSPDRSAHNYYLSDSSDSDQSMKYITKRLRPEEHESKTRKERAENEKVDKTKASDSSSRQSQSKQYSFRKRTHDDFSAGSQSKKQKLEETFTKSKHSPSHGGTRYSPSHGGTRYSPSHGGTRYKSNKDSLNVSSKSQTRSGHKRSSTVQSDGIQQEANGQSLNVKIDLSLINYSGHLVTEPSSAVPSATVVRSSANISPGRSTTPYKSLFRQSDANTNNSSHRQRSSPNRLENRKVLRNSSNRSHVSSPSRPTASLSIANKSNTIINPNNMTHSEEKQDNSDSSSDATWAPGSLATESDASITEGGECETDSSYEVQVPKSTAALLEEYASDSSDGSWTFGMA, encoded by the exons AATGTTGATGATATGTGATAACCGGATGAATGGCTGCGTGGAGAAGATTATGTTGGAGCATTTTGATCGCCATGTTTCAAACTGTGGTTTTGAAATGAGAACGTGCAGATTCACCAAGTGTGGGCGCCAGCTACAACGTAGAGAGATAGAGGCACACGAAACATCAAGCTGTGATCACCGTGAGATGCTTTGTACGGGAGAATGTGGACTGATGGTGGCCCTAAGTGATCAGCCCTCGCACAACTGTGTACGGGCTCTCAAGGAAAACATTGATG AGAAAAACCACATGATAGAGATCCTGAAAGCCAAGCTTCAGGAGCTGAACAACTTGTCACAGTCATTGAAGGACCAGCTAGAGCAGTTAAGACAGCAGCTGAATGAGCGGCCCCCAAACCTTCCCTCCCTATTCGACTCCAGCAGTGATTCCAgcgatgatgatgttgttgatatGTCTGATATCTTCTCAGACAGCATCAGTGAGCATTCATTTCCTGACACTCTGTCTAACCATTCTGCTGGTAATGTCAGCGATGATAATGAAAGGAGTGGTAATGACTCTGCACCACAGGGTCACATCACTGGGGCTTCAAATACTGCAGGCAATGATGATGGTGCTGATGTCGTTGAACAGGTAGAGAGAACGGTGGTGAACAGTCTGTTTGAGCTGTCTTCACGCCTAGAGAGGGTCAGAAACCAGATGAGAGCGGTTCTCAATTCTGGCTTGGTGCAGGAGCAAAGTCACCTTAATGATGAAGTCCGACTACCCTCTGTAACACTTGATTCTATTGTTAACCAGAATAGAAGTGCCAGTAATTTAAATAACCACAGAAATTCCACTAATGCTACAGCAACAGCGACTGCTACTATGcaaagtagtagtagtgatgATTCAGATGACAATTTTGAGTACCAAAATCACAATGCAGAAACTGAGCCAATTCCTTCAGTTTCAATATCCTCTTATCATCCTTCAGACTCTGAATCAGACAGCCATCAACAGAATACTCCCAGTCATGCTGGTGAAAGTTCGGATCAAGGTCATGATGTAAGCCTCGGTGAAGATGATGCAAGCAGCCTGACAGGCAGCAATTCTGGCTCGCCTTCACATAGGGACTACAATGACCAGCCACTAAACCAGTCCATGTCCAGCCATGTGATACTGACATCACCCCCAGGGTCACCGACACTGTCCTGGACCTCTGACAACTCATCAAGTATACCTACAATTTCTTCTCCAATCTCCAATCCACACTCACCGGACAACTTGTCTTCAGCCGTATCAAGTCCTGTATCATCTATAGCCTCTATGCAGTCAAGGGCAAGGTCTCTGTCTCCTATAACCTCTGACAGACACAGTAGCGTATCATCTTACCAGCTACCAGACAGTCCTGTTAACTCTGTCGGGGCAGACTTTAGTTGTGATGAAAGTAATGGAATTCCTAGTGACAACAACAATACTTTTGATTATGGAAGTAGTGATAATGATGGTTCAGAAGCTAAGTCTGTAAATTATAACAGTGAAGATCATTCTTCTGTGCATTTCACTATTGGGACAACAGATTCGGCAGCAGAAAATGATGTTCAAGATCGAATACATACACCAAGTGTGTCAGGACATGATGAACATGTTGATGAACACAGTGATGTAGCAAGTAGCcttgatgaaaaaaatactgtacGCGCTGGTGAAACAGATGTTAGTGAAACTGAACTTAATTACAGTTatgatgatactgatgatgatCATGAGGACAATGTTAGTTCAACACCTGGTGACAGGGAAGATCAAACTGGTGACCACATAGATTTAAACTCGTCCTTTAATAGTTATGAGGGTTGGAGTAATTCAGAACCGTCTAGTCTCGGTCATAAGACGTACACAAATATTGTAGATAAAGACAATCATTCGGGTAGATATACTTTTGATAAAAACACGAGAAAGGAAAGAAGTAGTGCTTCTACATTACATAACGAATTGCATCCTTCATATGATAACCAATATACGAGATGTAATGCAGTGAGTGCCATGCCTTCCACACAGTGCACTAGTCCGTTAAAGTCACATACATCAACTTCTTCTACAGCATTGGGGACAGGTTCAGGAAATCCAAGGAATACAGGCATGAGCAATAGTATGGACCAAGCACATGTGAACCAGTGCGAGCCGGACAGTACCCAAGGACCTACCCAGTCTGAAACACGGAGGTCAAGTGACTCACCGGACCGTTCAGCACACAATTACTATTTGTCCGATTCAAGTGATAGTGACcaatcaatgaaatatattaccaAACGTTTACGACCTGAAGAGCATGAGTCAAAAACTAGGAAGGAGAGGGCGGAAAATGAGAAAGTTGACAAGACTAAAGCTAGTGACTCTTCCAGTAGACAAAGTCAGTCTAAGCAATATTCTTTTAGAAAGAGAACACATGACGATTTCTCAGCTGGTAGTCAGAGTAAGAAACAGAAACTTGAAGAGACTTTTACAAAATCCAAGCATTCACCCAGTCATGGAGGGACACGGTATTCACCCAGTCATGGAGGGACACGGTATTCACCCAGTCATGGAGGGACACGGTATAAAAGTAATAAGGACTCCTTGAATGTTTCAAGTAAGAGTCAAACACGGTCGGGTCATAAAAGGTCAAGTACCGTACAGAGCGATGGTATTCAACAGGAGGCTAATGGACAGAGCTTGAACGTTAAGATAGACTTGTCATTAATAAATTATTCTGGTCATCTTGTCACAGAGCCCAGCTCGGCCGTGCCGAGCGCAACAGTTGTAAGAAGTAGTGCGAACATTTCACCGGGACGCTCCACTACACCATATAAAAGCCTGTTTAGACAAAGTGAcgcaaatacaaataattctaGTCATAGGCAACGTTCGAGTCCTAACAGATTAGAAAACAGAAAAGTGTTAAGAAACTCATCTAATCGAAGCCATGTTTCTAGTCCTAGTCGACCCACTGCTAGTTTAAGTATTGCAAATAAATCCAACACAATCATTAATCCAAACAATATGACTCACTCCGAAGAGAAACAGGATAATTCAGACAGCAGTTCGGATGCAACTTGGGCACCAGGATCGCTTGCAACGGAGTCAGACGCGAGCATTACGGAGGGGGGCGAGTGTGAGACAGACTCTAGCTATGAGGTCCAGGTCCCGAAGTCCACAGCCGCCCTTCTGGAAGAGTACGCCTCCGACTCCTCTGACGGAAGCTGGACTTTTGGAATGGCATAA
- the LOC128218505 gene encoding dentin sialophosphoprotein-like isoform X2: MSRYDIEKFDPPPDPDLVCCICQCVLDRAVECPCRHVFCQVCIERWLTNRHTCPTCRTRTKKQDLKPVLPLVQNMLNRMLMICDNRMNGCVEKIMLEHFDRHVSNCGFEMRTCRFTKCGRQLQRREIEAHETSSCDHREMLCTGECGLMVALSDQPSHNCVRALKENIDEKNHMIEILKAKLQELNNLSQSLKDQLEQLRQQLNERPPNLPSLFDSSSDSSDDDVVDMSDIFSDSINSESDSHQQNTPSHAGESSDQGHDVSLGEDDASSLTGSNSGSPSHRDYNDQPLNQSMSSHVILTSPPGSPTLSWTSDNSSSIPTISSPISNPHSPDNLSSAVSSPVSSIASMQSRARSLSPITSDRHSSVSSYQLPDSPVNSVGADFSCDESNGIPSDNNNTFDYGSSDNDGSEAKSVNYNSEDHSSVHFTIGTTDSAAENDVQDRIHTPSVSGHDEHVDEHSDVASSLDEKNTVRAGETDVSETELNYSYDDTDDDHEDNVSSTPGDREDQTGDHIDLNSSFNSYEGWSNSEPSSLGHKTYTNIVDKDNHSGRYTFDKNTRKERSSASTLHNELHPSYDNQYTRCNAVSAMPSTQCTSPLKSHTSTSSTALGTGSGNPRNTGMSNSMDQAHVNQCEPDSTQGPTQSETRRSSDSPDRSAHNYYLSDSSDSDQSMKYITKRLRPEEHESKTRKERAENEKVDKTKASDSSSRQSQSKQYSFRKRTHDDFSAGSQSKKQKLEETFTKSKHSPSHGGTRYSPSHGGTRYSPSHGGTRYKSNKDSLNVSSKSQTRSGHKRSSTVQSDGIQQEANGQSLNVKIDLSLINYSGHLVTEPSSAVPSATVVRSSANISPGRSTTPYKSLFRQSDANTNNSSHRQRSSPNRLENRKVLRNSSNRSHVSSPSRPTASLSIANKSNTIINPNNMTHSEEKQDNSDSSSDATWAPGSLATESDASITEGGECETDSSYEVQVPKSTAALLEEYASDSSDGSWTFGMA, encoded by the exons AATGTTGATGATATGTGATAACCGGATGAATGGCTGCGTGGAGAAGATTATGTTGGAGCATTTTGATCGCCATGTTTCAAACTGTGGTTTTGAAATGAGAACGTGCAGATTCACCAAGTGTGGGCGCCAGCTACAACGTAGAGAGATAGAGGCACACGAAACATCAAGCTGTGATCACCGTGAGATGCTTTGTACGGGAGAATGTGGACTGATGGTGGCCCTAAGTGATCAGCCCTCGCACAACTGTGTACGGGCTCTCAAGGAAAACATTGATG AGAAAAACCACATGATAGAGATCCTGAAAGCCAAGCTTCAGGAGCTGAACAACTTGTCACAGTCATTGAAGGACCAGCTAGAGCAGTTAAGACAGCAGCTGAATGAGCGGCCCCCAAACCTTCCCTCCCTATTCGACTCCAGCAGTGATTCCAgcgatgatgatgttgttgatatGTCTGATATCTTCTCAGACAGCATCA ACTCTGAATCAGACAGCCATCAACAGAATACTCCCAGTCATGCTGGTGAAAGTTCGGATCAAGGTCATGATGTAAGCCTCGGTGAAGATGATGCAAGCAGCCTGACAGGCAGCAATTCTGGCTCGCCTTCACATAGGGACTACAATGACCAGCCACTAAACCAGTCCATGTCCAGCCATGTGATACTGACATCACCCCCAGGGTCACCGACACTGTCCTGGACCTCTGACAACTCATCAAGTATACCTACAATTTCTTCTCCAATCTCCAATCCACACTCACCGGACAACTTGTCTTCAGCCGTATCAAGTCCTGTATCATCTATAGCCTCTATGCAGTCAAGGGCAAGGTCTCTGTCTCCTATAACCTCTGACAGACACAGTAGCGTATCATCTTACCAGCTACCAGACAGTCCTGTTAACTCTGTCGGGGCAGACTTTAGTTGTGATGAAAGTAATGGAATTCCTAGTGACAACAACAATACTTTTGATTATGGAAGTAGTGATAATGATGGTTCAGAAGCTAAGTCTGTAAATTATAACAGTGAAGATCATTCTTCTGTGCATTTCACTATTGGGACAACAGATTCGGCAGCAGAAAATGATGTTCAAGATCGAATACATACACCAAGTGTGTCAGGACATGATGAACATGTTGATGAACACAGTGATGTAGCAAGTAGCcttgatgaaaaaaatactgtacGCGCTGGTGAAACAGATGTTAGTGAAACTGAACTTAATTACAGTTatgatgatactgatgatgatCATGAGGACAATGTTAGTTCAACACCTGGTGACAGGGAAGATCAAACTGGTGACCACATAGATTTAAACTCGTCCTTTAATAGTTATGAGGGTTGGAGTAATTCAGAACCGTCTAGTCTCGGTCATAAGACGTACACAAATATTGTAGATAAAGACAATCATTCGGGTAGATATACTTTTGATAAAAACACGAGAAAGGAAAGAAGTAGTGCTTCTACATTACATAACGAATTGCATCCTTCATATGATAACCAATATACGAGATGTAATGCAGTGAGTGCCATGCCTTCCACACAGTGCACTAGTCCGTTAAAGTCACATACATCAACTTCTTCTACAGCATTGGGGACAGGTTCAGGAAATCCAAGGAATACAGGCATGAGCAATAGTATGGACCAAGCACATGTGAACCAGTGCGAGCCGGACAGTACCCAAGGACCTACCCAGTCTGAAACACGGAGGTCAAGTGACTCACCGGACCGTTCAGCACACAATTACTATTTGTCCGATTCAAGTGATAGTGACcaatcaatgaaatatattaccaAACGTTTACGACCTGAAGAGCATGAGTCAAAAACTAGGAAGGAGAGGGCGGAAAATGAGAAAGTTGACAAGACTAAAGCTAGTGACTCTTCCAGTAGACAAAGTCAGTCTAAGCAATATTCTTTTAGAAAGAGAACACATGACGATTTCTCAGCTGGTAGTCAGAGTAAGAAACAGAAACTTGAAGAGACTTTTACAAAATCCAAGCATTCACCCAGTCATGGAGGGACACGGTATTCACCCAGTCATGGAGGGACACGGTATTCACCCAGTCATGGAGGGACACGGTATAAAAGTAATAAGGACTCCTTGAATGTTTCAAGTAAGAGTCAAACACGGTCGGGTCATAAAAGGTCAAGTACCGTACAGAGCGATGGTATTCAACAGGAGGCTAATGGACAGAGCTTGAACGTTAAGATAGACTTGTCATTAATAAATTATTCTGGTCATCTTGTCACAGAGCCCAGCTCGGCCGTGCCGAGCGCAACAGTTGTAAGAAGTAGTGCGAACATTTCACCGGGACGCTCCACTACACCATATAAAAGCCTGTTTAGACAAAGTGAcgcaaatacaaataattctaGTCATAGGCAACGTTCGAGTCCTAACAGATTAGAAAACAGAAAAGTGTTAAGAAACTCATCTAATCGAAGCCATGTTTCTAGTCCTAGTCGACCCACTGCTAGTTTAAGTATTGCAAATAAATCCAACACAATCATTAATCCAAACAATATGACTCACTCCGAAGAGAAACAGGATAATTCAGACAGCAGTTCGGATGCAACTTGGGCACCAGGATCGCTTGCAACGGAGTCAGACGCGAGCATTACGGAGGGGGGCGAGTGTGAGACAGACTCTAGCTATGAGGTCCAGGTCCCGAAGTCCACAGCCGCCCTTCTGGAAGAGTACGCCTCCGACTCCTCTGACGGAAGCTGGACTTTTGGAATGGCATAA